The following are from one region of the Streptomyces decoyicus genome:
- a CDS encoding TIGR03086 family metal-binding protein: MYEDGTALLTIGALARLTGIPVKTIRNWSDQDLLPPAARTPAGYRLYGPGAPARLEIVRSLRDLGIGLAAIRSVLHRERTVAETAAQWADALDAQIRTLQLQRAVLRAVAARGSAAEELPNMTELARLSARERRRIITDFVEDALDGVHAPAYRSGLLAAVPELPDDPTAEQIGAWTELAALVREPELRAALRRLAEYSARTGPVAGEAHAAGETDPDPAGREQDAVRVAELMRLRGEEAVTAGLAPDSPAAEPVVAELVAAWLPTQAGIADPPAEDGPQARGRLLEQLETAAEPAVERYWQLLCTVTGRPVPPRWDTAGAWTAAALRAHPRPYELDRSAFDGTDPDRVMHAYVQVTRDVGALVAAVRPEDLDLPTPCAGWSVRQLLDHMVWENLMATSIAEDAPRGDHAADHLGDDHRAAFADSVRAALAAFTGSGMLHRTYGPYEAPGAMIVQQVVVELLAHGWDLARATGAPTGLAPEAAEETLAAARRIYGAAPRTEGSSFALERPAPPGAGAADRLAAYLGRDPV; the protein is encoded by the coding sequence ATGTACGAGGACGGCACGGCCCTGCTCACCATCGGCGCGCTGGCGCGCCTGACCGGCATCCCGGTCAAGACCATCAGGAACTGGTCGGACCAGGACCTGCTGCCGCCCGCCGCCCGCACCCCCGCGGGCTACCGGCTCTACGGCCCGGGCGCCCCGGCCCGCCTGGAGATCGTGCGCAGCCTGCGCGACCTGGGCATCGGGCTGGCGGCGATCCGGTCCGTACTGCACCGCGAGCGCACGGTCGCCGAGACGGCGGCGCAGTGGGCGGACGCGCTGGACGCACAGATCCGCACCCTTCAGTTGCAGCGCGCCGTGCTGCGGGCGGTGGCCGCGCGGGGGAGCGCAGCAGAGGAGCTGCCGAACATGACCGAACTGGCCCGCCTGTCGGCCCGGGAACGCCGCCGGATCATCACGGACTTCGTCGAGGACGCCCTCGACGGTGTGCACGCCCCCGCCTACCGCAGCGGCCTGCTGGCCGCCGTCCCCGAACTGCCCGACGACCCCACTGCCGAGCAGATCGGTGCCTGGACCGAACTGGCCGCCCTGGTCCGCGAGCCGGAACTACGGGCGGCGCTGCGCCGGCTGGCCGAGTACAGCGCGCGTACGGGACCGGTGGCCGGCGAGGCGCACGCCGCGGGGGAGACGGACCCGGACCCGGCCGGGCGGGAGCAGGACGCCGTGCGCGTCGCGGAGCTGATGCGGCTCCGCGGAGAGGAGGCCGTCACGGCCGGCCTCGCCCCGGACTCCCCGGCCGCGGAACCCGTCGTCGCCGAGCTGGTCGCCGCCTGGCTGCCCACCCAGGCCGGTATTGCCGACCCGCCCGCCGAGGACGGCCCGCAGGCCCGCGGCCGGCTGCTGGAGCAGTTGGAGACCGCCGCCGAACCGGCCGTCGAACGCTACTGGCAGCTGCTGTGCACGGTCACCGGCCGGCCCGTTCCGCCCCGCTGGGACACCGCGGGCGCCTGGACCGCGGCCGCGCTGCGCGCCCACCCCCGGCCGTACGAGCTGGACCGGTCCGCGTTCGACGGCACCGATCCGGACCGGGTGATGCACGCCTACGTGCAGGTGACCCGGGACGTGGGTGCGCTGGTCGCCGCCGTACGGCCCGAGGACCTCGACCTGCCGACACCGTGCGCGGGGTGGAGCGTACGACAGCTGCTCGACCACATGGTGTGGGAGAACCTGATGGCCACCTCGATCGCCGAGGACGCCCCGCGGGGCGACCACGCCGCCGACCACCTCGGCGACGACCACCGCGCGGCCTTCGCGGACTCGGTGCGCGCCGCCCTCGCCGCCTTCACCGGCAGCGGGATGCTCCACCGCACCTACGGTCCCTACGAGGCGCCCGGCGCGATGATCGTCCAGCAGGTCGTGGTCGAACTCCTCGCACACGGCTGGGACCTGGCGCGCGCGACGGGCGCGCCGACCGGGCTGGCGCCGGAGGCCGCCGAGGAGACCCTGGCGGCGGCCCGCCGGATCTACGGTGCCGCGCCGCGCACCGAGGGCAGCTCGTTCGCCCTGGAGCGCCCCGCCCCGCCCGGCGCCGGCGCAGCGGACCGGCTGGCGGCCTACCTCGGCCGCGACCCGGTCTGA
- a CDS encoding Type 1 glutamine amidotransferase-like domain-containing protein, which yields MARTPTIALLGGGFSDDPDTLLDDFVLDAAGQDRPKVCFLPTASGDAPGYIEAFHTAFGARDCETGHLELFRRTVTGLRAFVLAQDIVYVGGGNTANMLAVWRVHGLDTILREAYESGVLLCGISAGACCWFESAFSDSFGPPVPLSDGLGLLPGSLCPHYDSEPGRRPGYLAAVNDRALPGGWAVDDGAAGLFRDGRLVDVVTRKPGATLRRVGVGEDGSVAEVAQTARVLGPQV from the coding sequence ATGGCCCGCACCCCCACCATCGCCCTGCTCGGCGGCGGCTTCTCCGATGACCCCGACACCCTGCTGGACGACTTCGTGCTGGACGCCGCCGGGCAGGACCGGCCGAAGGTCTGTTTTCTGCCGACCGCGAGCGGTGATGCGCCGGGGTACATCGAGGCGTTCCACACGGCGTTCGGCGCGCGGGACTGCGAAACGGGCCACCTGGAGCTGTTCCGGCGCACCGTGACCGGTCTGCGGGCATTCGTCCTCGCGCAGGACATCGTCTACGTCGGGGGCGGCAACACCGCCAACATGCTTGCCGTCTGGCGGGTGCACGGCCTGGACACGATCCTGCGCGAGGCGTACGAGTCCGGGGTGCTGCTGTGCGGCATCAGCGCCGGGGCGTGCTGCTGGTTCGAGAGCGCCTTCTCCGACTCCTTCGGCCCGCCGGTGCCGCTGTCCGACGGGCTGGGGCTGCTGCCGGGCAGCCTCTGCCCGCACTACGACAGCGAGCCGGGGCGCCGGCCCGGCTATCTGGCGGCCGTCAACGACCGTGCGCTGCCAGGAGGTTGGGCGGTCGACGACGGCGCCGCCGGGCTGTTCCGCGACGGCCGCCTGGTGGACGTCGTCACCCGCAAGCCGGGGGCCACGCTCCGCCGGGTGGGCGTCGGCGAGGACGGCTCGGTGGCGGAGGTGGCGCAGACGGCGCGGGTACTGGGGCCCCAGGTGTAA
- a CDS encoding sterol desaturase family protein translates to MPHLPDVVLWSVPAFVLLAVVEMVSYRLHPDEDAEGYEAKDAATSVGMGLGSLAFDALWKIPIVAIYAAVYELTPLRIPVLWWTLPLMLLGQDFFYYWSHRGHHVIRVLWACHVVHHSSKKFNLTTALRQPWTTWTVWPFYVPMIALGVHPAAIAFTSGANLVYQFWVHTERIGKLPRPFEFVLNTPSHHRVHHASQGGYLDRNYGGILIIWDRMFGSFAAETERPVYGLTKNIETFNPLRVATHEYAAIARDLKAADSWRERAGRVFRGPGWQPAQRAAVAESPKAGRPGAGARASVEEPAA, encoded by the coding sequence ATGCCGCACCTGCCCGATGTCGTGTTGTGGTCCGTACCTGCCTTCGTGCTGCTCGCCGTGGTGGAGATGGTGAGCTATCGCCTGCATCCCGACGAGGACGCGGAAGGCTATGAAGCCAAGGACGCCGCCACCAGCGTCGGCATGGGCCTGGGCAGCCTCGCGTTCGATGCGCTGTGGAAGATCCCCATCGTGGCGATCTACGCCGCGGTCTACGAACTCACCCCGCTGCGGATACCCGTGCTGTGGTGGACGCTGCCGCTGATGCTGCTCGGACAGGACTTCTTCTACTACTGGTCGCACCGCGGCCACCACGTCATCCGCGTGCTGTGGGCCTGCCATGTGGTGCACCACTCCAGCAAGAAGTTCAACCTCACCACCGCCCTGCGGCAGCCCTGGACGACCTGGACCGTCTGGCCCTTCTACGTCCCGATGATCGCTCTCGGTGTCCATCCCGCCGCGATCGCCTTCACCTCCGGGGCCAACCTCGTCTACCAGTTCTGGGTGCACACCGAGCGGATCGGCAAACTGCCCCGGCCCTTCGAGTTCGTGCTCAACACCCCGTCTCACCACCGGGTCCACCACGCCTCGCAAGGCGGCTACCTGGACCGCAACTACGGCGGGATCCTGATCATCTGGGACCGGATGTTCGGCTCGTTCGCCGCCGAGACCGAGCGGCCGGTCTACGGGCTCACCAAGAACATCGAGACCTTCAACCCGCTGCGGGTGGCCACCCATGAGTACGCCGCCATCGCGCGCGACCTCAAGGCCGCGGACAGCTGGCGCGAGCGCGCCGGGCGGGTCTTCCGGGGGCCGGGCTGGCAGCCGGCCCAGCGGGCGGCCGTGGCGGAGAGCCCGAAGGCCGGCCGGCCGGGGGCCGGGGCGCGTGCCTCCGTCGAGGAGCCGGCCGCGTGA
- a CDS encoding amidohydrolase family protein, whose translation MTDPQGPTDRPDAQDPRHEPYLIISSDCHAGLPTEEYRPYLDARFHRAFDEFLGGRDARRAEATRLGIRNEAFADRWFRDNEEGLRGGWDPAQRSKELDGDGVAAEVVFPDADAVDSGTAAPFGVGLGLSGDQDPDLGMAGAQAHNRWLADFVSAHPERHCGVALLPVTAEVDRVVAEIHRAKESGLGALMIPSMWVDKEPYHDRRYDPVWAAAAACAMPVLTHSGAAPRHEYGSHLGIYVSEVTWWPARPLWFLLWSGVFERHPGLKFGIAESGCWWLPNLLWFMDRLYLGAHGGKKLSPFAELRQPPHAYLDRQVFVCATNTKRRELAQRYEIGVDNILWGSDFPHPEGTWPDTRAWLKKTFHDIPVSETRRMLGLAAAENFGFDTAALAPLARRIGPTPAELGQSADQAAVEASWARSREVGRHWLTDHDFPVLGAAQ comes from the coding sequence ATGACGGACCCACAGGGCCCCACGGACCGGCCGGACGCGCAGGACCCCCGGCACGAGCCGTACCTGATCATCTCCTCCGACTGCCACGCCGGACTCCCCACCGAGGAGTACCGCCCCTACCTCGACGCCCGTTTCCACCGCGCCTTCGACGAATTCCTCGGCGGCCGGGACGCCCGCCGCGCGGAGGCCACCCGCCTCGGCATCCGCAACGAGGCCTTCGCCGACCGCTGGTTCCGGGACAACGAGGAGGGCCTGCGCGGCGGCTGGGACCCCGCACAGCGCAGCAAGGAACTCGACGGCGACGGCGTGGCGGCGGAGGTCGTCTTCCCGGACGCGGATGCCGTCGACAGCGGTACGGCGGCCCCCTTCGGTGTGGGCCTCGGCCTCTCCGGCGACCAGGACCCGGACCTCGGCATGGCCGGTGCGCAGGCGCACAACCGCTGGCTCGCCGACTTCGTCTCCGCACACCCCGAACGGCACTGCGGGGTGGCGCTGTTGCCGGTCACCGCCGAGGTCGACCGTGTCGTGGCCGAGATCCACCGTGCCAAGGAGTCCGGGCTCGGCGCCCTGATGATCCCCTCCATGTGGGTCGACAAGGAGCCCTACCACGACCGCCGTTACGACCCGGTGTGGGCGGCTGCGGCCGCCTGCGCGATGCCGGTGCTGACCCACTCCGGGGCGGCGCCCCGTCACGAGTACGGCAGCCACCTCGGGATCTATGTCTCCGAGGTGACCTGGTGGCCCGCGCGCCCCCTGTGGTTCCTGCTGTGGTCCGGCGTCTTCGAGCGCCACCCGGGTCTGAAATTCGGGATCGCCGAATCCGGCTGCTGGTGGCTGCCCAACCTCCTGTGGTTCATGGACCGCCTCTACCTGGGCGCCCACGGCGGCAAGAAGCTCTCCCCGTTCGCGGAGCTCAGGCAGCCGCCGCACGCGTACCTGGACCGGCAGGTCTTCGTCTGCGCCACCAACACCAAACGCCGCGAGCTCGCCCAGCGCTACGAGATCGGCGTCGACAACATCCTCTGGGGCAGCGACTTCCCGCACCCCGAAGGGACCTGGCCCGACACCCGCGCCTGGCTGAAGAAGACCTTCCACGACATTCCGGTCAGCGAGACCCGCCGGATGCTCGGCCTGGCCGCGGCCGAGAACTTCGGCTTCGACACCGCCGCCCTGGCCCCGCTGGCCCGCCGCATCGGCCCCACACCGGCCGAACTCGGCCAGAGCGCCGACCAGGCGGCGGTCGAGGCCTCCTGGGCCCGCTCGCGCGAGGTGGGCCGCCACTGGCTGACGGACCACGACTTCCCGGTACTGGGGGCCGCGCAATGA
- a CDS encoding SDR family NAD(P)-dependent oxidoreductase: protein MELKAGQVAVVTGAASGIGLAMARRFAADGLRVVLADVEEEPLRAAADELTADGARVLARTVDVGVREEVAALADAAYDAFGAVHLLCNNAGVGSGAEGRMWEHDPNDWAWAFAVNVWGVFHGIQCFLPRMLAGGGPGHVVNTSSTDGGVAPLPTASVYAVTKAAVVTMTESLYAHLRAERAPIGASVLFPGPHMLRTGLWESHRNRPARYAKARPRRTPYRSLAQWESAMKEAGKEVAFTPVEDVAAQVVDGIRAARFWLLPPGEHTDAQIRARSASMLDRSTPAYLEHFILDPDD, encoded by the coding sequence ATGGAGCTGAAGGCCGGACAGGTCGCCGTCGTCACCGGCGCCGCGAGCGGCATCGGCCTGGCCATGGCGCGCCGCTTCGCCGCGGACGGGCTGCGGGTCGTCCTCGCGGACGTCGAGGAGGAGCCGCTGCGTGCCGCCGCCGACGAGCTGACCGCGGACGGCGCCCGCGTACTGGCGCGCACCGTGGACGTCGGCGTACGCGAAGAGGTCGCGGCCCTCGCCGACGCCGCGTACGACGCCTTCGGCGCCGTCCATCTGCTGTGCAACAACGCGGGGGTGGGCTCCGGCGCCGAGGGGCGGATGTGGGAGCACGACCCCAACGACTGGGCATGGGCGTTCGCGGTGAACGTCTGGGGCGTCTTCCACGGCATCCAGTGCTTCCTGCCCCGGATGCTGGCGGGCGGCGGGCCCGGCCATGTCGTCAACACCTCCTCGACCGACGGCGGTGTCGCGCCGCTGCCCACCGCGTCCGTCTACGCCGTCACCAAAGCGGCCGTGGTGACCATGACCGAATCGCTCTACGCCCATCTGAGGGCCGAGCGGGCCCCCATCGGCGCCTCGGTGCTCTTCCCCGGCCCGCACATGCTGCGCACCGGCCTGTGGGAGTCGCACCGCAACCGGCCCGCGCGTTATGCCAAGGCCCGGCCGCGCCGGACCCCGTACCGCAGCCTCGCGCAGTGGGAGTCGGCAATGAAGGAGGCCGGGAAGGAGGTCGCCTTCACGCCCGTGGAGGACGTCGCCGCGCAGGTCGTGGACGGCATCCGGGCCGCCCGCTTCTGGCTGCTGCCGCCCGGTGAGCACACCGACGCGCAGATCCGGGCGCGGTCCGCCTCGATGCTCGATCGCAGCACCCCCGCGTATCTGGAGCACTTCATTCTCGACCCGGACGACTGA
- a CDS encoding S8 family serine peptidase: MAHPRSRRMRALAVPLGLALTASLGFLPNAATAASQDSVPAAAASADGPLLSYVVNTTPGHATVGKVEKAIAKAGGKVIIAHEQIGVIVVHSANPQFAASLRTVPGVQSAGATRTAPLKAQGTTDVGKPQKIDLPKSQLMAAGKAAKANGEEPLEPLQWDLPAIKADKAAKVNPGSKDVTVAIIDTGVDDTHPDLKPNFSAKQSANCVGGVADTSKGAWRPWNPDEDYHGTHVAGTIAAARNGAGVAGVAPGVKISALKVSEPETSLFYAESVVCAFVFAADHGVEVTNNSYYVDPWMFNCKDDADQAAIIDAVGRAASYAQRKGAINIAAAGNSNLDLAAPQLPDASSPNDSTPVERTINPKTCWDVPTQLPGTVTVAATGVNKLRSYYSNYGLGQIDVAAPGGDSKQVPELPAKNGNILSTMPGGDWAYLAGTSMATPHVAGVAALLKSAHPKSSPQELQWLLKEQADNPGCPTGDATCTGTKHVNGHYGYGIVDALDAVKK; this comes from the coding sequence ATGGCACATCCCCGATCCAGACGCATGCGGGCGCTGGCCGTACCGCTCGGACTGGCTCTGACGGCGTCCCTCGGTTTCCTCCCGAACGCGGCCACCGCCGCGTCCCAGGACTCCGTCCCGGCCGCCGCGGCCTCGGCCGACGGCCCGCTGCTGTCGTACGTCGTGAACACCACGCCCGGCCATGCCACGGTGGGCAAGGTCGAGAAGGCGATAGCCAAGGCCGGAGGGAAGGTGATCATCGCCCATGAGCAGATAGGCGTGATCGTCGTCCACTCGGCCAACCCGCAGTTCGCCGCCTCCCTGCGGACGGTGCCGGGCGTGCAGTCGGCGGGCGCGACCCGCACCGCGCCGCTGAAGGCACAGGGCACCACCGACGTCGGCAAGCCGCAGAAGATCGACCTGCCGAAGTCCCAGCTCATGGCGGCCGGCAAGGCGGCGAAGGCGAACGGCGAGGAGCCGCTCGAACCGCTCCAGTGGGACCTGCCCGCCATCAAGGCCGACAAGGCCGCGAAGGTGAACCCGGGCAGCAAGGACGTCACCGTCGCCATCATCGACACCGGTGTGGACGACACCCACCCCGATCTGAAGCCCAACTTCTCGGCGAAGCAGTCCGCCAACTGCGTGGGCGGCGTGGCCGACACCTCCAAGGGCGCCTGGCGCCCCTGGAACCCGGACGAGGACTACCACGGCACCCATGTCGCGGGCACGATCGCCGCGGCCCGTAACGGCGCCGGTGTGGCCGGGGTCGCGCCGGGCGTGAAGATCTCCGCCCTCAAGGTCAGCGAGCCGGAGACGAGCCTCTTCTACGCCGAGAGCGTGGTGTGTGCCTTCGTCTTCGCGGCCGATCACGGCGTCGAGGTCACCAACAACAGCTACTACGTCGACCCGTGGATGTTCAACTGCAAGGATGACGCCGACCAGGCGGCCATCATCGACGCGGTCGGCCGTGCGGCGAGCTACGCCCAGCGCAAGGGCGCGATCAACATCGCCGCGGCGGGCAACTCCAACCTCGACCTGGCGGCGCCCCAGCTTCCCGACGCCTCCAGCCCGAACGACTCCACCCCCGTCGAGCGCACCATCAACCCGAAGACCTGCTGGGACGTTCCCACCCAGCTGCCGGGCACGGTGACGGTCGCAGCGACCGGCGTCAACAAGCTCAGGTCCTACTACTCGAACTACGGCCTGGGCCAGATCGATGTGGCCGCGCCGGGCGGTGACTCGAAGCAGGTGCCCGAGCTGCCCGCCAAGAACGGCAACATCCTCTCCACCATGCCGGGCGGCGACTGGGCCTACCTGGCCGGCACGTCCATGGCGACCCCGCATGTCGCGGGCGTCGCGGCGCTGCTCAAGAGCGCCCACCCCAAGTCCAGCCCGCAGGAACTCCAGTGGCTCCTCAAGGAGCAGGCGGACAACCCCGGCTGCCCCACGGGTGACGCGACCTGCACCGGCACCAAGCATGTCAACGGCCACTACGGCTACGGCATCGTCGACGCGCTGGACGCGGTGAAGAAGTAA
- a CDS encoding zinc-dependent alcohol dehydrogenase family protein: protein MRATTIHAAHDIRIDEVPDAAVLKPHDAVVQVLRACICGSDLWAYRGEAAREAGQRIGHEFLGVIAETGAEVSGLAVGDLVVAPFMWSDGRCEYCADGLTTSCVDGGFWGEPGSDGGQGEAVRVPYADATLVRLPAEAAGDDRLLTGLLALSDVLGTGHHAALGAGVRPGSTVAVVGDGAVGLCGVLAAKRLGAERIIALGRHRARTDIARTFGATDVVAERGEAAVAAVRELTRGQGAHAVIEAVGTEQSMRTAVGITRAGGAIGWVGVPHGSGSGLDMRALFDHNIAVRGGVAPVRSYIPELLPDVLNGTLDPAPVFDLTVDLAGVPDGYRAMDDRSALKVLVKP from the coding sequence ATGCGCGCCACCACCATCCATGCCGCCCACGACATCCGCATCGACGAGGTCCCCGACGCCGCCGTCCTCAAGCCCCACGACGCCGTGGTGCAGGTGCTGCGGGCCTGTATCTGCGGCAGCGACCTGTGGGCGTACCGGGGTGAGGCGGCGCGGGAGGCGGGGCAGCGGATCGGCCATGAGTTCCTCGGCGTGATCGCCGAGACCGGCGCCGAGGTGTCCGGTCTCGCCGTCGGCGACCTCGTGGTGGCGCCCTTCATGTGGTCCGACGGCCGCTGCGAGTACTGCGCCGACGGTCTGACCACCTCGTGCGTGGACGGCGGCTTCTGGGGCGAGCCCGGCTCCGACGGCGGCCAGGGCGAGGCCGTCCGGGTGCCGTACGCCGACGCCACCCTGGTCAGGCTGCCGGCCGAAGCGGCGGGCGACGACCGGCTGCTGACCGGCCTGCTGGCGCTCTCCGACGTCCTGGGCACCGGCCATCACGCCGCCCTCGGCGCGGGCGTACGGCCCGGCTCGACGGTCGCGGTGGTCGGCGACGGCGCGGTCGGCCTGTGCGGGGTGCTGGCCGCCAAGCGGCTGGGCGCCGAACGGATCATCGCCCTCGGCCGCCACCGGGCCCGGACCGATATCGCCCGGACCTTCGGCGCCACCGATGTGGTCGCCGAACGCGGCGAGGCGGCCGTCGCCGCGGTCCGCGAGCTGACCCGCGGCCAGGGCGCCCACGCCGTCATCGAGGCGGTCGGGACCGAGCAGTCGATGCGCACCGCGGTCGGCATCACCCGGGCCGGCGGGGCCATCGGCTGGGTCGGCGTGCCGCACGGCAGCGGCAGCGGCCTGGACATGCGCGCCCTCTTCGACCACAACATCGCCGTCCGCGGCGGCGTCGCCCCGGTCCGCAGCTACATCCCGGAACTCCTCCCCGACGTCCTGAACGGCACCCTCGACCCCGCGCCGGTCTTCGACCTCACCGTCGACCTGGCGGGCGTCCCGGACGGCTACCGCGCCATGGACGACCGCAGCGCACTGAAGGTGCTGGTCAAGCCCTGA
- a CDS encoding acetoacetate decarboxylase family protein — MARIRYGARTEEELTAARTASSRLPDIWSTGVVAVWESDPDAVAAVLPPPLAPTGRPLVRVSISKVALPGYPLGAGSVAVAAAHRDVEGWYPLVMPMTHERALTGGREVFGEPKKLGEVTVERDGPVVRAALARHGIAFVEVRGAVSGPLPVPEPAGKTDFYFKFLPAVDGSGFDTDPVLVHCLRHEKVRKLEKITGDVVLRESMYDPVADLPVRTLVELTLGEKTTDQQGRVVERVSARSLLPYVHQRYDDPRQLHDGPPEGSV, encoded by the coding sequence ATGGCACGCATTCGCTACGGAGCGCGCACCGAGGAGGAACTCACCGCGGCGCGCACCGCGAGCTCCCGGCTCCCCGACATCTGGTCCACCGGTGTGGTCGCCGTCTGGGAGAGCGACCCGGACGCCGTCGCGGCCGTCCTCCCGCCGCCGCTCGCGCCCACCGGACGTCCGCTGGTCCGCGTCAGCATCAGCAAGGTCGCGCTGCCCGGCTACCCCCTGGGAGCGGGCTCGGTCGCCGTGGCGGCCGCGCACCGGGACGTCGAGGGCTGGTATCCGCTCGTCATGCCGATGACTCACGAGCGGGCCCTGACCGGCGGCCGGGAGGTCTTCGGCGAACCCAAGAAGCTGGGCGAGGTCACGGTCGAGCGCGACGGCCCGGTGGTGCGTGCGGCGCTCGCCCGGCACGGCATCGCCTTCGTCGAGGTGCGCGGCGCGGTGAGCGGTCCGCTGCCGGTCCCCGAGCCGGCCGGGAAGACCGACTTCTACTTCAAGTTCCTGCCCGCCGTGGACGGTTCGGGATTCGACACCGACCCGGTGCTGGTGCACTGCCTGCGCCACGAGAAGGTCCGCAAGCTGGAAAAGATCACCGGCGATGTCGTCCTCCGGGAGTCGATGTACGACCCCGTGGCCGACCTCCCCGTACGCACCCTCGTCGAGCTCACCCTCGGCGAGAAGACCACCGACCAGCAGGGCCGGGTCGTCGAGCGGGTCAGCGCCCGGTCCCTGCTGCCGTACGTCCACCAGCGCTACGACGACCCACGTCAGCTGCACGACGGACCGCCCGAGGGGAGCGTCTGA
- a CDS encoding amidohydrolase family protein: MTHRPDDRYTVISADCHAGADLLDYKPYLASRHHEAFDAWAASYVNPYEDLLADTADRNWNSGRRLAELEADGIVAEVVFPNTIPPFFPSASLVAPAPTREEFAQRWAGLRAHNRWLADFCADAPGRRAGVAQILLHDVDEAVREVRRAKEAGLTGGILLPGTPPGSGLPELHSECYDPLWAVCAELEVPVNHHGGSASPPLGDEPAARAVFMVETTWFSHRALWHLVFGGAFRRHPGLRLVLTEQGSGWIPGVLDMLDYYHGRLVAAATASRSATAESKFGTGLAAAMGGSPSGIWREHCFVGASFMRPHEVPLRHRIGLDKIMWGSDYPHDEGTHPHSREALRLAYAGVPADETAAMLGTNAARVYGFDLARLAPHAARVGPTVAELAAPLEKIPPDATSPAFARGGAVRVW; this comes from the coding sequence ATGACGCACCGACCCGACGACCGCTACACCGTCATCTCCGCCGACTGCCACGCCGGCGCCGACCTCCTCGACTACAAGCCGTACCTGGCCTCCCGGCACCACGAGGCCTTCGACGCCTGGGCGGCCTCCTACGTCAACCCGTACGAGGACCTGCTCGCCGACACCGCCGACCGCAACTGGAACTCCGGCCGCCGGCTGGCCGAACTGGAGGCCGACGGCATCGTCGCCGAGGTGGTCTTCCCGAACACCATCCCGCCGTTCTTCCCGAGCGCCTCGCTCGTGGCCCCGGCGCCCACCCGCGAGGAGTTCGCGCAGCGCTGGGCGGGCCTGCGCGCCCACAATCGCTGGCTCGCCGACTTCTGCGCCGACGCCCCCGGCCGCCGGGCCGGAGTCGCCCAGATCCTGCTCCACGATGTCGACGAGGCCGTACGCGAAGTCCGCCGCGCCAAGGAGGCCGGCCTCACCGGCGGCATCCTGCTCCCCGGCACCCCGCCCGGCTCCGGCCTCCCCGAGCTCCACTCGGAGTGCTACGACCCGCTCTGGGCGGTCTGCGCGGAGCTGGAGGTGCCCGTCAACCACCACGGCGGCTCGGCCTCCCCGCCGCTCGGCGACGAGCCCGCCGCCCGCGCCGTCTTCATGGTCGAGACGACGTGGTTCTCGCACCGTGCCCTGTGGCACCTGGTCTTCGGCGGTGCCTTCCGCCGCCACCCCGGCCTCCGCCTCGTCCTGACCGAACAGGGCTCCGGCTGGATTCCCGGCGTCCTGGACATGCTGGACTACTACCACGGCCGGCTGGTCGCGGCCGCGACCGCTTCCCGGTCCGCCACCGCCGAGTCCAAGTTCGGCACCGGCCTGGCGGCGGCCATGGGCGGCTCCCCCTCCGGGATCTGGCGCGAGCACTGCTTCGTGGGTGCCAGCTTCATGCGCCCGCATGAGGTCCCGCTCCGTCACCGCATCGGCCTCGACAAGATCATGTGGGGCAGCGACTACCCCCACGACGAGGGCACCCACCCGCACTCCCGCGAGGCCCTCCGCCTCGCCTACGCCGGCGTCCCGGCCGACGAGACCGCGGCCATGCTCGGCACCAACGCCGCCCGCGTCTACGGCTTCGACCTCGCCCGCCTCGCCCCCCACGCGGCCCGCGTCGGCCCCACGGTCGCCGAACTCGCCGCACCCCTGGAAAAGATCCCCCCGGACGCCACCAGCCCGGCGTTCGCACGGGGCGGGGCGGTGCGGGTGTGGTGA
- a CDS encoding lysoplasmalogenase: protein MTARWPRAVRPLLWAFAVLAAVHLAALLAGVPAVGQLTKPVLMPVLAGYALARGGPPLLAGALLFGCGGDTFLQIGGDLAFLVGMGSFAAGHVCYLLLFTRYGTAPGDGRRGRMAAAGAAYAVLLACTVVLLWPDLPADLRIPVAGYSLLLTAMAFGALRAGPWAAVGGLLFLLSDTLIASGIAHWPQLPGPQFWIMFTYLAAQYGLAEGVLRAAATAPRPAPRRTQAPRTAGVP, encoded by the coding sequence GTGACCGCCCGGTGGCCGCGGGCCGTACGGCCGCTGCTGTGGGCCTTCGCCGTACTGGCCGCCGTGCACCTGGCGGCGCTGCTCGCCGGCGTCCCGGCCGTCGGGCAGCTCACCAAGCCCGTGCTGATGCCGGTGCTCGCCGGATACGCGCTGGCGCGCGGCGGCCCGCCGCTGCTCGCCGGTGCGCTGCTCTTCGGCTGCGGCGGCGACACCTTCCTCCAGATCGGCGGGGACCTCGCCTTCCTGGTGGGCATGGGCTCGTTCGCCGCGGGGCACGTCTGCTATCTGCTGCTCTTCACCCGGTACGGGACGGCGCCCGGGGACGGACGGCGGGGACGGATGGCCGCGGCCGGTGCCGCGTACGCCGTGCTGCTGGCCTGCACGGTCGTGCTCCTGTGGCCGGACCTCCCGGCAGATCTGCGGATCCCGGTCGCCGGCTACAGCCTGCTGCTCACCGCCATGGCGTTCGGCGCGCTCCGGGCCGGCCCCTGGGCCGCCGTCGGCGGGCTGCTCTTCCTGCTCTCCGACACCCTGATCGCGAGCGGTATCGCGCACTGGCCGCAGCTGCCGGGCCCACAGTTCTGGATCATGTTCACCTATCTCGCGGCCCAGTACGGGCTGGCCGAAGGGGTGTTGCGCGCCGCCGCCACGGCCCCGCGGCCCGCACCACGCCGGACGCAGGCGCCCCGGACGGCAGGCGTACCGTAA